Part of the Geovibrio ferrireducens genome, TGTTCATGCAGATGAAGAATGTGGTAAGGAACGTGAAGCAGGTGAAGAAGTACCACGCGGAAAAGCTCAGCATCCACAGCCCGCCTGCGGCAAATACAGCACCGCCGAGGCAGAAAGTGATGAGCGTATTCGGCTTAAAGTATTTCAGCATCCTTGAGCACACAAACGCGCCGAACATAGCCCCGAATGCGTTAAACGCGAAGAGGAAGCTGAACTTTGATTCTGAAAAGCCGTTTATGCCTATGTAGTATATGGGTGAAAAGGCAATGAACGCATAAAGCGGCCCCGCCGAAATACCTAAAGTAAGGTTGGTGCGCATAAACTTCCAGTTGGAGAAAACATTGCGGTATCTGAAAAACACCCTGTACCACTCTCCGCTTAACCGCTCCTGAATAGTTTCCTGAAACAGGAACGAAACAGCAAATGTGCATGCCACCATTGAGGCCTGTGTGAGAAAAATATATCTCCACGAACCCAGACTGAGAAGAAAAGCCCCGATCATAGGCGCCACCATAGGCGCGACAGCCAGAACAGTGCCGAGATATGCAAACGCCTTCCGGCGCTCCTCCCCCTCGTATTTATCCCTGCATATTGCCATAACCATGGCAGAAGGAGCGGCTGCGCCTGCACCCTGTAAAATGCGGAAAAGTATAAGCTGCCATACATTTGCGCTTAATGTGCATAATACGGAGGAGAGAACGAACATAAACAAACCGCCGAGAAGCACAGGCCGTCTGCCGAATTTATCCGAAAGCGGGCCGTAAAAAAGGAGCGACGAACTGAAACTGGCAAACCACAGCACAAGGGAAAGGTTCACCAGATGCTCCCCCACGTTCCACTCTCTGGCTATGATGGGAATCGCCGCCAGATACATATCAGTGGCAAGGGGCGGGGTGGCTCCTATCATCGCCAGAAAAATTATGTAAAGTCCTTTATGTCTGTTAATATCAATCATTACTCTCATTCAATCACCTATGCGAATTTATAACTATGCACATATGTTTCCATATTTTCAATGCCTATTACATTTTTTTACACTCGATATAAGAAAGGCAAATCAAAAGCATTGACTTAACCCTTCACTCGCTATATACATTCCTACATAACGATTTCAAAGAGGTAAAATTTATGAGAATACTCCTTATCGCATTATGCCTGCTTATCAGTGTTTCAGCCTTCGCCAAAGATGTCACTGTCTTCGGCGCGGCTTCCGTAACAAACGCGATGGATGAAATTATCGCCGCTTACAAAAAGGAAAAGGGCGTTAATGTCATAGCTTCCTACGCATCCTCCGGCCCCCTTGCAAAACAGATAGAAAACGGCGCTCCCGCAGATATTTTCATATCAGCTAACATGAGCTGGATGGATTATCTGCTTGAAAAGGACAAAATTGAGGCAGGAACAAATGTGCCCTACCTCGCTAACAAGCTCGCTTTTATCGCCCCTGTCTCCTCCAAAACAGAGAAAATATCAGGCCTTGACGGAGCCACAGTGAAAAAACTCATCGGCAGCGGCAAGTTCGCTATGGGCGACCCTGAGCACGTTCCCGCCGGGAAATACACTCAGAAGGCAATGGAAGGCTGGGGAATCTGGAAGGATCTTGAATCTCAGGCAGTCAGAATGCAGGACGTAAGATCGACTCTCGCCATGGTCGAACGCGCCGTCCCTTACGGCTTTGTTTACTTCTCTGATGCCGCAGTCAGCAACAAGGTAAAGGTTATTTCTCTTGTGGATGATTCTCTCACAGGGAAAATAATATATCCCATGGGCATAGTAAAAGGAAAACGCACTCCCGAAACGGAAGCATTTTACAATTTCCTTAAAACAGACTATGCTTCTGGAGTTTTTCTGAAATACGGATTTATTGTGGTGAAGTAAGCATGTTTAACCTCTCGCCGATAGAGATTGAGGCGATTTATCTCAGTATGAAAACTTCTCTCTGGGCGGTGCTTGCCGGGCTGATCCCCGGCATTGCCGCCGCTTATGTTCTGGCGCGCAAGAACTTTCCGGGCAAGCTGCTTCTGGACGGACTGCTCCATGTGCCCCTCGTTATCCCTCCCGTTGTTACGGGCTACCTGCTCCTCATAACCTTTAATGACAATGCCCCCATGGGCAAGCTGCTCAACAGCATCTTCGGTG contains:
- a CDS encoding multidrug effflux MFS transporter, yielding MRVMIDINRHKGLYIIFLAMIGATPPLATDMYLAAIPIIAREWNVGEHLVNLSLVLWFASFSSSLLFYGPLSDKFGRRPVLLGGLFMFVLSSVLCTLSANVWQLILFRILQGAGAAAPSAMVMAICRDKYEGEERRKAFAYLGTVLAVAPMVAPMIGAFLLSLGSWRYIFLTQASMVACTFAVSFLFQETIQERLSGEWYRVFFRYRNVFSNWKFMRTNLTLGISAGPLYAFIAFSPIYYIGINGFSESKFSFLFAFNAFGAMFGAFVCSRMLKYFKPNTLITFCLGGAVFAAGGLWMLSFSAWYFFTCFTFLTTFFICMNRPLSNNLIVEQVNTDIGSASSFMVFTQLMFGALCMFIVSGTHAHRLAVFNLLFASVAVFVMINWIFLRKRLS
- the modA gene encoding molybdate ABC transporter substrate-binding protein, whose amino-acid sequence is MRILLIALCLLISVSAFAKDVTVFGAASVTNAMDEIIAAYKKEKGVNVIASYASSGPLAKQIENGAPADIFISANMSWMDYLLEKDKIEAGTNVPYLANKLAFIAPVSSKTEKISGLDGATVKKLIGSGKFAMGDPEHVPAGKYTQKAMEGWGIWKDLESQAVRMQDVRSTLAMVERAVPYGFVYFSDAAVSNKVKVISLVDDSLTGKIIYPMGIVKGKRTPETEAFYNFLKTDYASGVFLKYGFIVVK